A window of Armatimonadota bacterium contains these coding sequences:
- a CDS encoding ABC transporter permease — protein MTQFIVRRLMLLPVVALGTTLLIFALTQLLSPAMRASLFVQDPNQMRDLEAIIQKYGLDQPFHVQYWEWLKNLARGDLGYSFVARQTVAEAIRSYFPMTLELSLLSFAVILVVGVWLGTLSAVHKDRFVDHLSRFVSIVGTGLPTFVWGLLLLLVFYGLRPWFPPGRLSLQAYLFVTSDGFHAYTGLMTVDALLNGQLWIFWDALRHLVLPVLTLSYFIAAVLVRVTRSSMLETLRQDYVRTARAKGVAEPVVIRRHARRNALIPVITLGSLIMVGLLTGSVITETIYDLPGIGRWGAQAANQLDIPGAAGFALFAALLTVLGNLAADVLYAFVDPRIRY, from the coding sequence ATGACCCAGTTCATCGTCCGCCGCCTGATGCTGCTTCCGGTCGTCGCTCTGGGGACGACCCTGCTGATCTTCGCGCTCACGCAGCTGCTGTCGCCGGCCATGCGCGCCAGCCTGTTCGTCCAGGATCCCAACCAGATGCGCGACCTGGAGGCGATCATCCAGAAGTACGGTCTGGACCAGCCCTTCCACGTGCAGTACTGGGAGTGGTTGAAGAACCTGGCGCGGGGGGACCTCGGATACTCCTTCGTCGCCCGCCAGACGGTCGCGGAGGCGATCCGCAGCTACTTCCCCATGACGCTGGAGCTGTCGCTGCTGTCGTTTGCCGTGATCCTCGTCGTCGGCGTGTGGCTGGGTACGCTGTCGGCGGTCCACAAGGATCGCTTCGTCGACCATCTGTCGCGCTTCGTCTCGATCGTGGGGACGGGTCTGCCCACGTTCGTGTGGGGACTGCTGCTGCTGCTGGTCTTCTACGGGCTGCGGCCGTGGTTTCCGCCGGGGCGGTTGTCGCTGCAGGCGTACCTGTTCGTGACCTCCGACGGGTTCCACGCCTATACCGGCCTGATGACCGTCGACGCGTTGCTCAACGGCCAGCTGTGGATCTTCTGGGATGCGCTGCGCCACCTCGTGTTGCCCGTACTGACGCTGTCGTATTTCATCGCCGCGGTGCTCGTGCGGGTGACGCGGTCGTCAATGCTCGAGACGCTGCGCCAGGACTACGTTCGCACCGCCAGGGCGAAGGGTGTGGCCGAGCCGGTCGTGATCCGCCGCCACGCGCGCCGCAACGCGTTGATCCCGGTGATCACGCTCGGCAGCCTGATCATGGTCGGTCTGCTGACCGGATCCGTGATCACCGAAACGATCTACGACCTGCCGGGGATCGGGCGTTGGGGGGCGCAGGCGGCCAACCAGCTCGACATCCCCGGAGCGGCGGGATTCGCGCTGTTCGCCGCCCTGCTGACCGTGCTCGGAAACCTCGCCGCCGACGTGCTGTACGCCTTCGTGGACCCACGCATCCGTTACTAA
- the add gene encoding adenosine deaminase — protein MAEGPTRQAIRALPKAELHLHLETSLRLRRLAQKLHAPAVGQPYLVSDPNLHHGYDRLRRLRYAGRAGKVPDSLYTHANIATITYDLLREAASQNIRYVEIRVGGRRGFTLLGIRGMLEAIAAGRERARADFGVQSGTIVTIVRERGPEHALEVAEIAAECRDRGIVGLDIAGDEENFPPTLFVRACEVARDAGLGITVHAGEFSGPASVWTAIYQLGASRIGHGFRAVEDPELVACLREHRITLEICPTSNLRLGLVPTRREHPLRALFDAGVRVTVNSDDPVLLGTSLEDEFASVAHDHGFSLDDLRTLTRYAVEAAFHREAVLEAFAVPAP, from the coding sequence ATGGCGGAAGGACCCACGCGTCAGGCGATCCGAGCGCTGCCCAAAGCAGAACTCCACCTCCACCTGGAGACCTCCTTGCGGTTGCGCAGGCTCGCCCAGAAGTTGCACGCGCCGGCCGTCGGGCAACCCTATCTGGTCAGCGACCCCAATTTGCATCACGGCTACGATCGCCTGCGCCGTCTGCGGTATGCCGGCCGGGCGGGGAAGGTGCCAGACAGCCTGTACACCCACGCGAACATCGCGACGATCACCTACGATCTGCTGCGGGAGGCGGCCTCGCAGAACATCCGCTACGTCGAGATCCGCGTCGGCGGGCGCCGCGGATTCACCCTGCTCGGCATCCGGGGGATGCTGGAGGCGATCGCCGCCGGGCGCGAACGTGCGCGCGCCGACTTCGGCGTGCAGTCGGGCACCATCGTCACGATCGTCCGCGAGCGCGGTCCAGAGCACGCGCTGGAAGTCGCCGAGATCGCCGCGGAGTGCCGCGACCGGGGGATCGTGGGGCTGGACATCGCCGGCGACGAGGAGAACTTCCCGCCGACGCTGTTCGTGCGGGCGTGCGAGGTCGCGCGCGACGCGGGGCTGGGGATCACCGTGCACGCCGGGGAGTTTTCCGGTCCGGCATCGGTGTGGACCGCGATCTACCAGCTGGGGGCCAGTCGCATCGGCCACGGATTCCGAGCGGTCGAAGACCCCGAGCTCGTCGCCTGCCTGCGCGAACACAGGATCACGCTGGAGATCTGCCCCACGAGCAACCTGCGGTTGGGTCTGGTGCCCACCCGGCGGGAGCACCCGCTGCGGGCCCTCTTCGACGCGGGCGTCCGGGTGACCGTCAACAGCGACGATCCCGTCCTGCTGGGCACCTCCCTGGAAGACGAGTTCGCAAGCGTCGCGCACGACCATGGTTTCTCGCTGGACGACCTGCGGACCCTCACCCGCTACGCGGTCGAAGCCGCCTTCCACCGCGAGGCCGTCTTGGAGGCCTTCGCCGTACCCGCTCCCTGA
- a CDS encoding ABC transporter ATP-binding protein produces the protein MAEPLLSVRNLKTYFYTDEGVVRAVDGLNYDLQRGETLGIVGESGSGKSVHALSIMRLIPTPPGKIVDGQILFKGQDLLRLTEEQMRRVRGNDIAMIFQEPMTSLNPVLTIGEQIAEAVMLHQKLDRKAAWARAVEMLERVKIPSAKDRVRDYPHQFSGGMRQRVMIAMALSCNPEVLIADEPTTALDVTIQAQILDLMRELQKDFGTAIIMITHNLGVVAEMCDNVVVMYAGKPVEHTDVVRTFKDPKHPYTWGLLHSIPKLYERAERLIPIEGQPPSLIDLPPGCPFAPRCPFAMEVCVEEDPPEVPIADNHYAKCYLYTDKATEQDKRAAAEAGLLASGRTI, from the coding sequence ATGGCCGAACCGCTTCTGTCCGTCCGCAACCTGAAGACGTACTTCTATACCGACGAAGGGGTGGTCCGCGCGGTGGACGGGTTGAACTACGACCTCCAGCGAGGGGAGACGCTTGGCATCGTCGGGGAGTCGGGCAGCGGCAAGAGCGTGCACGCGCTGTCGATCATGCGCCTGATCCCCACGCCCCCGGGGAAGATCGTGGACGGGCAGATCCTGTTCAAGGGGCAGGACCTGCTGCGGCTGACCGAGGAGCAGATGCGCCGGGTGCGCGGCAACGACATCGCGATGATCTTCCAGGAACCGATGACCTCCCTCAACCCCGTGCTGACGATCGGTGAGCAGATCGCCGAGGCGGTGATGCTCCATCAGAAGCTGGACCGCAAGGCGGCGTGGGCGCGGGCGGTCGAGATGCTGGAACGGGTGAAGATTCCTTCGGCCAAGGATCGGGTCCGCGACTACCCCCACCAGTTCAGCGGCGGGATGCGCCAGCGTGTGATGATCGCGATGGCGCTGTCGTGCAACCCGGAGGTCCTGATCGCGGATGAGCCGACGACCGCGTTGGACGTCACGATCCAGGCGCAGATCCTCGACCTGATGCGGGAACTGCAGAAGGACTTCGGTACCGCGATCATCATGATCACCCACAACCTCGGGGTCGTCGCCGAGATGTGCGACAACGTCGTCGTCATGTACGCCGGCAAGCCCGTAGAGCACACGGACGTCGTCCGCACGTTCAAGGATCCCAAGCATCCATACACGTGGGGCCTGCTGCACTCGATCCCCAAGCTGTACGAGCGGGCGGAGCGTCTGATCCCCATCGAAGGGCAGCCCCCGAGCCTCATCGACTTGCCCCCGGGGTGTCCGTTCGCGCCGCGCTGCCCGTTCGCGATGGAGGTGTGCGTCGAGGAGGACCCGCCCGAAGTCCCGATCGCCGACAACCACTACGCGAAGTGTTACCTGTACACGGACAAGGCGACCGAGCAGGATAAGAGGGCGGCAGCGGAGGCGGGGCTGCTGGCGAGTGGGCGAACGATCTAG
- a CDS encoding ABC transporter permease gives MGRYLLRRTFQMVPLLFGISVIIFMVLVMAPGDPVDLLLSGNPRVRAEDIRLLREIYGLDDPLHIRYVKWLRAAVQGDFGYSRTYKVPALELVMARIGNSLWLTIPSFLLALAVAVPVGVYSALHQYSKTDYAATFFAFFGVSVPAFWFGIMMIYVFAVTLRWLPPGGFVTPGVTEGIPLILDRLRYMVLPVIVLSLLLMASLTRYTRAAMLEVIRQDYVRTARAKGLAERAVINKHALRNALIPIVTILALGIPGLFAGAPLTETVFAWPGIGRLIVESVGGGDYTVAQVALLFLSGLVLIFNLVADVAYAVLDPRIRYD, from the coding sequence GTGGGCAGGTACCTGCTGCGCCGGACGTTCCAGATGGTCCCGTTGCTGTTCGGGATCTCGGTGATCATCTTCATGGTCCTGGTGATGGCGCCGGGCGACCCGGTGGACCTGCTGCTCTCGGGTAACCCCAGGGTGCGGGCGGAGGACATCAGGCTCCTGCGCGAGATCTACGGTCTGGATGACCCCCTGCACATTCGCTACGTCAAGTGGTTGCGTGCGGCCGTCCAGGGCGACTTCGGCTACTCCAGGACGTACAAGGTCCCGGCCCTGGAACTCGTGATGGCGCGGATCGGAAACTCCCTGTGGCTGACGATCCCGTCGTTTCTGCTGGCGCTGGCGGTGGCGGTGCCGGTGGGCGTGTATTCCGCGCTGCACCAGTACTCCAAGACCGACTACGCGGCGACGTTCTTTGCGTTCTTCGGCGTTTCCGTACCGGCGTTCTGGTTCGGGATCATGATGATCTACGTCTTCGCCGTCACGCTGCGGTGGCTGCCGCCCGGGGGCTTCGTGACGCCCGGCGTGACCGAGGGCATACCCCTCATCCTGGACCGCCTGCGATACATGGTCCTGCCGGTGATCGTGCTGTCGCTGCTGTTGATGGCGTCGCTGACCCGCTACACGCGGGCGGCGATGCTCGAGGTGATCCGCCAGGACTACGTGCGCACGGCACGCGCGAAGGGGCTGGCGGAGCGGGCCGTGATCAACAAGCACGCGCTGCGAAACGCGCTGATCCCCATCGTGACGATCCTGGCCTTGGGCATCCCGGGCCTGTTCGCGGGCGCGCCACTGACCGAGACGGTCTTTGCCTGGCCGGGCATCGGACGCCTGATCGTGGAGTCGGTGGGTGGCGGGGACTACACGGTGGCGCAGGTGGCGCTGCTGTTCCTGTCGGGTCTGGTGCTGATCTTCAACCTGGTGGCCGACGTCGCTTACGCGGTGCTGGATCCGAGGATCCGTTATGACTGA
- a CDS encoding ABC transporter permease, whose amino-acid sequence MWRSGVAEFLRRMRRNPLSIAGLVLVCFFVLVAILAPVLAPPPEGWRNPYQIPNETFAPDPRPPRPGYPFGTTSEQYDLYYGVVWGTRTAFRVSLTVIAISVAVGLVIGGLAGYRGGLVDEVFMRITDVFLAFPGLILAVVIVAILGKGLDKVLMALALVSWPTYTRLLRGEILSAKERDFVEAARALGASDFRVFFRHVLPNTIYPVVVYGSLDMGSVVISAAALSFLGLGAEVGYADWGQLINLSRPWIIGAPGNALQYWYTLVYPGLAISLFVLGWNLLGDAFRDIMDPKLRGQT is encoded by the coding sequence CTGTGGCGCAGCGGCGTAGCGGAGTTTTTGCGGCGGATGCGCCGCAACCCGCTTTCGATCGCGGGACTCGTGTTGGTCTGCTTCTTCGTGCTCGTCGCGATCCTGGCGCCGGTGCTGGCACCGCCCCCGGAGGGGTGGCGCAACCCCTACCAGATCCCCAACGAGACGTTTGCGCCCGACCCCCGACCGCCGCGTCCGGGCTATCCCTTCGGCACCACCAGCGAGCAGTACGACCTGTACTACGGTGTGGTGTGGGGCACGCGGACGGCCTTCCGGGTATCGCTGACGGTCATCGCGATCTCCGTGGCGGTCGGGCTCGTCATCGGTGGACTGGCCGGATACCGCGGCGGCCTGGTGGACGAGGTCTTCATGCGCATCACCGATGTCTTCTTGGCGTTCCCGGGTCTGATCCTCGCCGTCGTGATCGTCGCGATCTTGGGCAAGGGCCTCGATAAGGTGCTGATGGCGTTGGCGCTCGTTTCCTGGCCGACGTACACGCGTCTGCTGCGCGGCGAGATCCTCTCGGCGAAGGAACGAGACTTCGTGGAGGCGGCCCGCGCGCTGGGCGCATCGGACTTCCGCGTGTTCTTCCGTCACGTGCTGCCGAACACGATCTATCCGGTCGTGGTGTACGGGTCGCTGGACATGGGCAGCGTCGTGATCTCGGCGGCGGCGCTGTCGTTTCTGGGTCTGGGGGCGGAGGTGGGCTATGCGGACTGGGGCCAGCTGATCAACCTGTCGCGCCCCTGGATCATCGGGGCGCCCGGCAACGCGCTGCAGTACTGGTACACGCTGGTCTATCCGGGCCTGGCGATCTCTCTGTTCGTGCTGGGCTGGAACCTGCTGGGCGACGCATTCCGAGACATCATGGACCCGAAGCTGCGGGGTCAGACATGA
- a CDS encoding ABC transporter permease, with the protein MAVAVRQRPRAGGAPAIAGGYWQIAVRRLRRHKVAMAGAVVIAVLVLMSVFAPWLTPYGFGDIDLLNRLAPPSWRHPLGTDEIGHDVLTRLLYAGRVSLLVGFSAAVASALVGTVVGVISGFYGGRLDNLLMRFVDIMLSIPDLPILIILARYFGGSLLGIIVVITAFGWMGTARLVRGEVLRLKNMEFAEAARAMGASNARIMVRHLLPNSLAPVIVSATLAVGGAILTEAALSYLGFGIQPPTPSWGNMLQNAQDFIWRTPSLAFWPGAMIFLTVLCFNFFGDGLRDALDPRLRQ; encoded by the coding sequence ATGGCCGTAGCCGTCCGGCAGCGACCGAGAGCCGGTGGGGCGCCGGCCATCGCGGGCGGGTACTGGCAGATCGCCGTCCGCCGCCTCCGCCGCCACAAGGTGGCCATGGCCGGTGCGGTGGTGATCGCCGTCCTCGTGCTCATGTCCGTCTTTGCGCCGTGGCTCACCCCGTACGGTTTCGGGGACATCGATCTGCTGAACCGGCTGGCTCCCCCGTCCTGGCGACATCCCCTCGGCACGGACGAGATCGGCCATGACGTGCTGACCCGCCTGCTGTACGCGGGGCGCGTATCACTGCTGGTGGGGTTCAGCGCCGCGGTGGCCTCGGCGCTCGTGGGGACGGTGGTCGGGGTGATCTCCGGGTTCTACGGCGGGCGGCTGGACAACCTGCTGATGCGGTTCGTGGACATCATGCTGTCGATCCCCGACCTGCCGATCCTGATCATTCTGGCCCGCTACTTCGGCGGCAGCCTGCTCGGCATCATCGTGGTGATCACTGCCTTCGGGTGGATGGGTACGGCTCGCCTGGTGCGGGGCGAGGTGCTCCGGCTGAAGAACATGGAGTTCGCGGAGGCGGCGAGGGCTATGGGGGCGTCGAACGCGCGCATCATGGTGCGCCACCTCCTGCCCAACTCCCTGGCTCCAGTCATCGTCTCTGCCACGCTGGCCGTCGGGGGCGCCATCCTGACGGAGGCGGCCCTGTCGTACCTGGGGTTCGGAATCCAGCCTCCGACGCCGAGCTGGGGCAACATGCTGCAGAACGCCCAGGACTTCATCTGGCGGACGCCGTCGCTGGCGTTCTGGCCCGGAGCGATGATCTTCTTGACGGTGTTGTGCTTCAACTTCTTCGGGGACGGGCTGCGCGACGCGCTGGATCCGAGGCTGCGGCAGTGA
- a CDS encoding dipeptide ABC transporter ATP-binding protein has translation MGDTILEVRNLVKHFPITKGFIFQRQVGAVRAVDDISFSIREGETLGLVGESGCGKTTAGRVILRLMEPTSGEVIFQGQNVFRLNREELRRMRRDMQIIFQDPYSSLNPRMTVGDIIGEPLEIHRLARGREKVRRVQELLEIVGLSPYHVNRYPHEFSGGQRQRIGIARALAVNPKLIICDEPVSALDVSIQAQVINLLEELQKEFKLTYLFIAHDLSVVKHISDRIAVMYLGKIVELAPADELFENPQHPYTEALLSAVPIPDPEIRRERIILPGDVPSPVNPPSGCRFHTRCMYAVESCRTEEPPFEEVLPGHWVACPVRPFRHQRSRVAVTSRPATTGGTS, from the coding sequence ATCGGTGACACGATACTCGAAGTTCGCAACCTGGTGAAGCACTTCCCCATCACCAAGGGCTTCATCTTCCAGAGGCAGGTCGGTGCGGTCCGGGCCGTGGACGACATCTCCTTTTCGATCCGCGAAGGCGAGACCCTCGGCCTGGTCGGGGAGTCCGGTTGCGGCAAGACCACCGCCGGCCGCGTCATCCTCCGGCTGATGGAGCCCACGTCGGGCGAGGTCATCTTCCAGGGGCAGAATGTCTTTCGGCTCAATCGGGAAGAGCTGCGGCGGATGCGGCGCGACATGCAGATCATCTTCCAGGACCCGTACTCGTCGCTCAACCCACGGATGACCGTGGGCGACATCATCGGCGAGCCGCTCGAGATCCACCGACTGGCGCGGGGCCGAGAGAAGGTGCGGCGCGTGCAGGAGCTGCTGGAGATCGTTGGGCTTTCCCCCTACCACGTGAACCGGTACCCGCACGAGTTCAGCGGCGGCCAGCGGCAGCGGATCGGCATCGCAAGGGCGCTGGCGGTGAACCCGAAGCTGATCATCTGCGACGAGCCGGTGTCGGCTTTGGACGTGTCGATCCAGGCACAGGTGATCAACCTGTTGGAGGAGTTGCAGAAGGAGTTCAAGCTGACGTACCTTTTCATCGCCCACGACCTGTCGGTCGTGAAGCACATCTCCGACCGCATCGCGGTGATGTACCTCGGCAAGATCGTGGAACTGGCGCCGGCCGACGAGCTGTTCGAGAACCCACAGCACCCCTACACCGAGGCACTGCTGTCGGCGGTGCCGATCCCCGATCCGGAGATCCGACGGGAGCGGATCATCCTGCCCGGCGACGTCCCAAGTCCGGTGAACCCACCCTCGGGGTGTCGGTTCCACACGCGGTGCATGTATGCGGTCGAGTCGTGTCGGACGGAGGAACCACCGTTTGAGGAAGTCCTGCCGGGCCACTGGGTGGCCTGCCCGGTGCGGCCGTTCCGGCACCAGCGCAGCCGGGTGGCGGTGACCTCCCGGCCGGCGACCACCGGGGGCACATCGTAA
- a CDS encoding ABC transporter substrate-binding protein, translating into MQMKNTRSLAILTSVALLISLALGTGIGAAQAVRNPDTLIIAHSGDVDSLDPAWQYDTLSSGITLWNVYETLIFFRGGSVGEYVPMLATQVPSLQNGLISRDARTFTFPINPQARFSDGTPVTAEDVRYSLLRMMLIDRSGGPSWILLQPITGEDSTRDERGNLKPDIYDKAARAIQVRGNSVVITLARPYAPFLNIMASWSQVISRRAAVARGDWNGERATLAQFNNPRRNSDTKLFEGAVASGPYVIERWDRAARTVILRRNDRYWRGRPAPIQRIVYRTVEEFGTRRLMLQQGDADLITVARPEQSQVEGLPGVRIVDDLSQFVTQALFMNLDVKGAGNPYLGSGRLDGNGIPPDFFNDVRVRRAIAQSIDYGATRRDCWRGKIAPGNGPVPRGMFGYNERGQWYAFDRERAIAAWREVAGGRVWETGFRFTVLYNTGNAARRCASEIFKRTLESLNPRFRVDVVSLAWSTYLAQESEGRLPIYFLGWAADYADPDNFVYPFMHSKGTFTGAQSYNNPEVDRLIEEAQRTADPARRRQIYFRLQEIAFNDVPTVYLGYPTGFIVMRSWVRGWYHNPMFFGLGYLHALRKTE; encoded by the coding sequence ATGCAGATGAAAAACACGCGGTCGCTGGCAATCCTGACTTCGGTGGCCTTGCTGATCTCGCTCGCCTTGGGGACGGGCATCGGTGCCGCCCAGGCGGTGCGCAACCCGGACACTCTCATCATCGCCCACAGCGGGGACGTGGACTCGCTGGACCCGGCGTGGCAGTACGACACGCTGAGCAGCGGGATCACGCTGTGGAACGTCTACGAGACGCTGATCTTCTTCCGCGGCGGCTCGGTGGGAGAGTACGTGCCGATGCTCGCCACGCAGGTGCCGAGCCTGCAGAACGGGCTGATCTCCCGTGATGCCCGTACGTTCACCTTCCCGATCAACCCACAGGCTCGCTTCTCCGACGGGACGCCCGTTACCGCGGAGGACGTGAGGTACTCGCTGCTGCGCATGATGCTGATCGACCGCTCGGGGGGGCCGTCGTGGATCCTGCTCCAGCCGATCACCGGCGAGGACAGCACCCGCGACGAGAGGGGCAACCTGAAGCCCGACATCTACGACAAGGCCGCTCGGGCGATCCAGGTGCGCGGCAACAGCGTCGTCATCACGCTTGCGCGCCCCTATGCACCGTTCTTGAACATCATGGCGTCGTGGTCGCAGGTCATCAGCCGGCGGGCGGCGGTGGCGCGGGGCGACTGGAACGGGGAGCGCGCGACGCTCGCGCAGTTCAACAACCCGCGGCGCAACTCCGACACCAAGCTGTTCGAGGGCGCCGTGGCCAGTGGGCCGTATGTGATCGAGCGGTGGGATCGGGCCGCCAGAACGGTCATCCTGCGCCGCAACGACCGGTACTGGAGGGGCCGGCCGGCGCCGATCCAGCGAATCGTCTACCGTACGGTCGAGGAGTTCGGCACGCGGCGGCTGATGCTGCAGCAAGGAGATGCGGACCTGATCACCGTGGCCCGGCCCGAACAATCCCAGGTCGAGGGCCTGCCGGGTGTGCGGATCGTCGACGACCTCTCGCAGTTCGTGACCCAGGCGCTGTTCATGAACCTGGACGTCAAGGGCGCAGGCAACCCCTACCTGGGCAGCGGGCGGCTGGACGGGAATGGCATCCCTCCCGATTTCTTCAACGACGTGCGCGTGCGCAGGGCGATCGCGCAGTCCATCGACTACGGAGCCACCCGCCGCGACTGCTGGCGCGGCAAGATCGCGCCGGGCAACGGCCCGGTACCGCGCGGGATGTTCGGATACAACGAGCGGGGGCAGTGGTATGCGTTCGACCGCGAGCGCGCGATCGCGGCGTGGCGCGAGGTCGCGGGCGGCCGGGTGTGGGAAACCGGGTTCCGGTTCACGGTGCTGTACAACACCGGCAACGCGGCGCGGAGGTGCGCGTCGGAGATCTTCAAGCGCACCCTGGAGTCGCTCAACCCGCGCTTCCGCGTCGACGTCGTGAGCCTGGCGTGGTCCACATACCTTGCCCAGGAGAGCGAAGGGCGGCTGCCGATCTACTTCCTGGGGTGGGCGGCCGACTACGCCGACCCCGACAACTTCGTCTACCCGTTCATGCACAGCAAGGGGACCTTCACCGGTGCGCAGTCCTACAACAACCCCGAAGTGGACCGGCTGATCGAGGAGGCGCAACGCACGGCCGATCCTGCGCGCCGGCGCCAGATCTACTTCCGGCTGCAGGAGATCGCGTTCAACGACGTCCCGACCGTCTACCTCGGGTACCCGACCGGGTTCATCGTGATGCGGTCGTGGGTACGCGGTTGGTACCACAATCCGATGTTCTTCGGACTCGGCTACCTCCACGCGCTCCGAAAGACCGAGTAA